GGAAGTGAAGCAAGACGCATGCTAGGAAGAACACCTGGAAATATTGTGGCGATTCGTCCTTTGCGTCAAGGTGTAATTTCAGATTATACCGTTACAGAAAAGATGTTGAAGTACTTTATCGGAAAAGCGGTAGGTCGACGTTTGCGTAAGCCAAGAATCACAGTATGTGTGCCAAGCGGTGTAACCGAAGTTGAAAAAAGAGCCGTCGAAGATGCGACGTATGAGGCGGGAGCACGTAAAGTTGAAATTATAGAAGAACCTATTGCCGCAGCAATCGGTGCAGGAATTGATATCTCTAAAGCCTGTGGTAGTATGGTCGTTGACATCGGTGGCGGAACATCAGATATTGCGGTCATCTCATTAGGCGGAACAGTTGTTAGCACCTCAATTAAGATAGCTGGCGATAATTTTGATGAAGCACTAGTGCGCTATATGCGTAAGAAGCATAATCTTCTTATTGGAGAGCGTACGGCAGAAGAGATTAAGGTCAAGATTGGAACAGCGTATAAACGGCCGGAAGTATTGCAAATGGATGTACGAGGGCGTAACTTGATTACTGGTTTGCCAAAAACAATTACAGTAACATCGGAAGAAACGGAAGAAGCGTTAAGAGAGACAACGTCGGCAATTGTTGATGCTGTCCATAGTGTGCTTGAAAAAACACCACCAGAACTAGCATCGGATATTGCTGATCGAGGTATTGTACTAACAGGTGGAGGCGGTATGCTTCAAGGATTGGATCAACTTATTGAAACAAAAACAGGAATTAATGTGATTCAAGCTGATGATCCGTTAACATGTGTGGCTATAGGTACGGGACAATATGTTGAATATCTTGCACATAATAATTATTAAGGGTTAAGAAAGTCAAAGGTTATTACGATATATAATAAAGAATAACCTACATGAAGGAGTTAATTATGTTAAGAGGATTGTATACCGCTTATACAGGAATGGAAGCTCAACAACAGAAGATGGATATTGTCTCAAATAATCTTGCCAATGCCAATACTACAGGATTTAAAAAAGATGACGTGACAATGGAAGCATTTAAAGAAGTTTTGGCAATAAAAATTAATGATCCAGCGAATAAATCCAATGCACGTATTGGATCAATGAGCTTAGGTGTATCTGTAGACAATATATATACAAACTTTGAACAAGGTGCATTAAAGCGTAATGATGATCCGCTTTCAGTCGCATTAGAAGGACAAGGAATGTTTGTTGTAGGACAAAAAAATGCTGACGGCACTATGGAGCAAAAGTATACACGAGATGGATCGTTCACCTTAAATGCTAACAAAGAACTTGTTACCAAAGAGGGGAATTATGTTGTAGGGCAAAATGGTATTATAACAGTAGATGCAGGAGATTTTTCCGTTAAGGAAAATGGAGCAGTCTATGCTAATGGGACCTTGGTAGATACAATAAAAATCGTGGGATTTGAAGATTACAGAACGCTTAAAAAAATTGGCGATAACCTTTATGACACAACAGATCAAAGTATAGAGGCTGAGTTTAAAGGTATGGTTCGTCAAGGCTATGAAGAAGCTTCAAATGTAAATTCAGTCAAAGAAATGATTGATATGATTAGCGTTATGCGAAGCTATGAGGCAAACCAAAAAGTATTAACCACATATGATGACACCTTGGATAAAGTTGTCAATAATGTCGGTCGAGTATAAGAGGAGGAATAGTATATGATGCGTTCGTTATGGACGGCGGCGTCCGGAATGAAAACACAGCAGTTAACCGTAGATACGATTGCAAATAATTTAGCAAATGCAAATACAATTGGCTTCAAGAAAGAACGTTTAGAGTTCAAATCCTTATTATATGAGACGATGCGAGAAGCGGGAAGTCCTAATGAGCAAGGATCACCGGTCAATTTGCAAGTTGGTCATGGCGTTCGAGCAGCAGGATCAGTCAAGACCTTTACTCAAGGTAATATTGAAGTGACAGAAGCACCCCTAGACTTTGCGATGGCAGGTAATGGTTTTTTTGCAGTAGAGACATTTGATGGAAGTGTAAAATATGCAAAAGCCGGAGCCTTTAAGGTGAGTCAGGAAGATGGAGAATTAACATTGACGGATGTCAATGGATATCGAATCTTAAATGCAGATGGAGATCCCATTACCTTTGAAGAAGGCGTGGCTATGGAAAACGTTGTTGTAGACGAGATGGGTAATTTTTCAACAGTGGTTGACGGTGAGCCGGTAGACCTAGGCATTCAATTTGAAATTGTTCAATTCCCCAATGTAGCAGGTTTAAAGACATTAGGCAATGGTCTATTTGATACAACGGCGGCGTCGGGTGAAGCTATATCTGAGCATGACAATGAAGACCTAAAAAAATCATCTATTATTCAAGGAGCGCTTGAAGCGTCCAATGTCCAAGCGGTTGAAGAAATGGTAGGCATGATTATTGCACAACGTGCCTATGAACTAAGTTCAAAAGCTATTCAGACATCCGATGATATGCTTGGCATGGCTAATAATTTGAAACGATAGTAGGTGGTAGATATGGAAATTAATGGGATCGGACAAGAGTTGTCAAATATTTATGGAAGCGCTCAAAAAGGAACCTCAGTTGAGCAAGAGTTTCAAAAGCTATTGGATCGCACTGTGCAACAACAGACAGATCAGGAAAAAAATGATCAGGAATTAAAGCAAGCATGTGAGTCTTTTGAAGCTTATTACGTACAACAATTGTTTAAAGAAATGCGAAAGACAGTTCCAGATGGTGGAATGTTTGAAAAAAACAATGCCAGTGAGATTTATACACAAATGCTGGATGAAGAATATTCAAAGATTATCTCAGAAGGTCAAGGCATGGGAATTGCAACTGCATTATATAAGCAACTGTCATCCTTGGATAAATAAGTTGATCAAAACCATCAATCATTGATGGTTTTTTCATTTCAAGAGGTTGGGACTATGATAGATTTTTCAACATCATTTCGAACAATGTTTATACTTATTGAGCTCATCATGAGCTTGGGATTGACACACGAGCAGGTCATGATTGATGGTTATGAACAACAAGTTTATACGATTGAAGCGAGTTTGAATCAAGGAGCGCAACTTATTCAGGAATTAGCCCATAATAGTTTGCTGGGGTATGACCATATTTCGGCAATGGCAGTGCAACAGGAATATAGCTATCCTCTTGGTGTTAATGGTATGTTTTATAACGGCTATGGTCGTCCCCAAGGTATCGTGATTAAGAATTATGAGTTGATTTCTCTTCGGTCTGTGCAAACGCCAACCGTTCTTGTTTATTCTGACGGAGATATTGCTTTAAGAGATATAGAACTTCGCGCCTATCTTGTACACAACGAAGTTCGACAGCCTATATACGAGATTAATGATGACTATTATAATCGAGGTGTAGGTGTCTATACACAGTGGTTTGGCAAATATCTCTATCCTCAGGAAAATATACGAATCTATCGTATAGATAATAATGAAGTATCCGAAATTGTCACACATCAAGAACGTATTGTATTAGAAGGTAATACACTGAACCAAGAACGCTACTATGTATCAAGAAAGATTTTTTCTAAAGAACCGGTATATAATGTCGGCGACTCTATCCATGTGGATATTGAGAGTAATGTGGATATAGAAAATGTTAAAGATGCATTTCAGACAGGTGGTTGGCTAGTTTATGATGGGGACAATGTAGCAAAGGATTATGAAGCATTTATTGGTTATACGACATCGTTACAACCCAGAACGGCTATTGGAATTACTGCACAAAAAAAAATCATCATAAAAGTCATTGATGGTCGACAACCAGAAATAAGTCGAGGAGTTACAGGCAAGCAACTTGCAACCCTTATGCAAGAAGCCGGTTGTATGTATGCGGCTTATCTAGATGGAGGCTCCTCTTCAGTTATTACCCATCAAGCTCAGGTGATTAATCAGCCAAGTACGGGAGAAGAAAAGCCTGTAGCCCATGGAATATACTTTCATAGGACACTACCAAAAGAGTTGCAAAAATAAGAATATGCAGTATAATAAAATTAGATTAAATTAGGAGGACTATTATGTCAAAAAGATTATTTACTTCAGAGTCAGTGACTGAAGGACATCCAGATAAAGTATGTGACCAAATTTCAGATGCAGTACTTGATGCTATATTAGCGCAAGATCCTAAAGCAAGAGTGGCATGTGAAACAGCCGTGACAACAGGTATGGTCATGGTTATGGGCGAGATATCTACAGAATGCTATGTTGATATTCCTAAAGTTGTTCGTGCAACAGTAGACGAGATTGGATATCACGATGCAAAAGCTGGATTTGATGCGGAGACATGTGCGGTCATGGTAACGATTGATGAACAATCGCCAGATATTGCGATGGGTGTAGATGTAGCCCTTGAAGTTCGCGACGGACAAGAACATAGCGAAGAAGAAGCAGGTGCCGGAGACCAGGGAATGATGATCGGCTATGCTTGTGATGAAACAGCAGAGTTGATGCCACTACCTATTTCACTTGCGCACAAATTATCAAAACGCTTGTCCACAGTACGTAAAGATGGAACACTCAAATACTTAAGACCGGATGGAAAGTCACAGGTTACAGTTGAATATGAGGATAATGTGGCTAAACGTGTTGATGCGGTTGTGATTTCAACCCAACATGACGAACATGTATCTCAAGAGACGATTCGAGAAGATTTGAAAAAGTATGTTATTGATGAAGTGATTCCTCAAGAATTATTAGATGATAAGACAAAATACTACATTAATCCTACGGGACGTTTTGTTATTGGTGGACCACAAGGGGATGCAGGACTAACAGGTCGTAAAATTATTGTAGATACTTATGGTGGATATGCCAGCCATGGTGGTGGAGCTTTTTCAGGAAAAGATCCGACAAAAGTGGACCGTTCAGCAGCGTATGCAGCGCGTTATGTTGCAAAAAATATTGTTGCTGCAGGTCTTGCGAAGCGATGCGAGATTGAGTTAGCTTATGCGATTGGTGTTGCGCATCCGGTATCTGTTTTTATCGATACGGATGGAACCGGAATTGTGAGTGATGAACGCATTACAGAAATTGTCAATGAAGTCTTTGACCTTCGTCCATCCGCAATTATCCATGATTTAGATTTGCGCCGACCTATTTATCGTCAGACAGCTGCATATGGCCACTTCGGTCGTACAGATATTGATCTTCCATGGGAGCGAACAGATAAAGTGGAAGAGCTTAAGGCAAAAGTCAATGGATAAATGATTTGAGGGTTTATGGAGAAGATAACAGGTATTGTTGAAGAAATAATATATCGAAATGAACAAAACGGATATACAATTATTGTTGTTTCCGCACAAGAGGGTGAAATAACTTGTGTGGGAACAATGTTTAAACTATCCATCGGTGAAGAAATCAGCGTTGAAGGGGAATATACCACCCATCCAATTTATGGAAAGCAGTTTAACGTAGAGACATTTTCCACATCAGTACCAAAAGATAAACATGCATTTGAAAAATATTTAGGGTCCGGTGCCATAAAAGGAATCGGACCTGTTTTGGCTGGGAAAATTGTTGAGAGCTTTGGTGATGACACCTTTCGAATTATTGAACAGGAGCCAGAGCGACTTGAGGAAGTTAAAGGCATTAGTATGCAAAAAGCACAACAGATTGCCGAAGTGTTTTATGAACAACGTAGCATGCGTCAAGCGATTTTATTCCTACAAGAATATCAGATTTCCCTAACCTATGGATTAAAAATATATGAATACTATAAAGAAAAAACATATCAAATTGTTAGAGAAAATCCCTATCGCCTAGCGGAAGATATCTACGGAATCGGATTTAAACTTGCAGATGAAATTGCAAAACGAATTGGGATTGAAGAAAATCATCCTCATCGAATTATGTCGGCCATTACATATGTTCTTAATCAAGGAACGTTAGATGGGCATGTATATCTCGAAAAGAACATGCTTGTTGAACGAACCCAAGAACTTCTTGGGATATCCATAGAACAAATTGACCGAGAGATTATGGAACTTCAATTAAGGCAGCAAATTAAAGTGCAGGAAGATGAAAAGATGACCCGGATTTATTTGAGTCAATATTATCTAATGGAAGAAGCGTGTGCACATAAGATTTGTCAATGTCTAGCCCATGAGATTCAACAGATAGACAAAGTGGAAAAGCGAATTTCTTCTATAGAGATGCGTAATAATATTTCGCTGGATGGGGTACAAAAAGAAGCCGTCCTTGACAGTGCTAAGTATCCTTTTTTTGTACTCACAGGAGGGCCGGGGACAGGAAAGACAACAACGATTAACACTTTAATTCAAATGTTTGAAGAAGAGGATTTAGTTATTTTTTTAGCGGCACCAACAGGACGAGCCGCTAAGCGAATGACCGAGACAACAGGCCATGAGGCAAAAACGATTCATCGTTTGTTAGAGATTAATTTTTCTTCCGATGATCAGCGCCAATCTTTTGAACGAGGCGAAGAGTATCCTCTTGAATGTGATGTGTTAATTGTTGATGAGATTTCGATGTTAGATATTAATTTGTTCTATCATCTACTAAAAGCTATCCCGCTAGGATGCCGTGTTATCCTCGTAGGTGACAAAGACCAGCTTCCGTCAGTTGGACCGGGAAACGTATTAAGGGATCTTATTCATGTTAAACATTTTGTGCCGACAGTAACCCTCCAAAAGATCTATCGACAAGCGGAAAAAAGTGCAATCGTACTTAATGCTCATAAAATTCATCAAGGAAATATGGTAGAGTATAAAAACAAGAATGACTTTTTCTTTATTCAAAGAAAGCAAAGTCAGCAGATTCTTAAGGAAATTATCTCGTTGGTCAAATCAAGACTGCCTAAATTTACAGGCATCGATTATCAAGAAGGTATTCAAGTACTCACTCCGATGCGAAAAGGACTGCTTGGGGTAGATCAATTAAATATTGAACTCCAAAAAGCGTTAAATCCTTCATCCCCAAAACGTGCTGAAAAAACATTTCGACAGGTGACATTTCGCGAAGGTGATAAAGTTATGCAAATTCGCAATAACTATAATATTCATTGGACGATAAAAAGCCAATTTGATATTGTTATTGATGAAGGGGTTGGAATTTTTAACGGAGATTTGGGAACGGTCAAACAGATCAATCACTATTCCGAGACATTGGTTGTAACGTTCGACGATTTAAAGGAAGTGATATATGAATTTAGCCAACTCGATGAGTTAGAACTTGCCTATAGCATAACGATTCATAAATCACAAGGAAGCGAATATCCTGTGGTTATTATTCCTCTTTTTAAAGGACCAAATATGTTGTTAAGTCGTAACCTACTCTATACTGCGGTGACAAGAGCACGCGAATTAGTTGTTCTTGTAGGAGACATTGATATTTTAAAGCATATGATTGACAACAATCGCGAGATTAATAGAAACTCAACCTTGTTTCTTCGGATTATGGAAGCTGCTCCTTTGTTTGAGGTTAAGGAGTTGAGATAGATGCGTAGCATCATGAATTTTTTGTTCCCTAATAAATGTATGTTTTGCATGAAAGAGTTGCAAGAAAATGGGACGGACGTTTGCGATATATGTTATAATAAAATTAGTCTCATCGAACAAGCGCATTGTCGTCAATGTGGAAAAGTACGTGAACAAGAAGATGATTTGTGCATGGATTGCTTGACACGCCTGCATCAGTTTGAGGCAGGACGAGGTGTGTTTGTATATGATGAACATGTGAAAAAAGCTTTACTGGGTTTAAAATTCTACCATCATACATGGATCGCACGTAAGATGGGGCGAATTATGGCACAGTTTTATTTAGAGCATGTTGGTTGGCAAGTGGATTATGTGATACCGGTTCCTATTCATTATACAAAGTTTGTTGCACGTGGTTATAATCAGGCTGAATTATTAGCAATTTATTTTGTCAAAGCCTATAATGACCAGATGAAAAAATATCAAGGGACACCGGTACAATTGCTTAAACATGGATTAAAACGTAAAAAATGGACGACGCCTCAAAAAGATTTATCGCCAGAGACGCGATATAAGAATCTTGAGAATGCGTTTGAGGTTCATAAGAAGGTCAACAATACAATTACGCATAGTAATATATTAATTATTGATGACATATATACAACGGGAGCAACGGTGGATGCTTGCACAATACAGCTAAAAAAAGCGCATG
This sequence is a window from Vallitaleaceae bacterium 9-2. Protein-coding genes within it:
- a CDS encoding rod shape-determining protein, which encodes MLGFSSDIGIDLGTANVLVYIKGKGVVLREPSVVAFDRNTNKILAVGSEARRMLGRTPGNIVAIRPLRQGVISDYTVTEKMLKYFIGKAVGRRLRKPRITVCVPSGVTEVEKRAVEDATYEAGARKVEIIEEPIAAAIGAGIDISKACGSMVVDIGGGTSDIAVISLGGTVVSTSIKIAGDNFDEALVRYMRKKHNLLIGERTAEEIKVKIGTAYKRPEVLQMDVRGRNLITGLPKTITVTSEETEEALRETTSAIVDAVHSVLEKTPPELASDIADRGIVLTGGGGMLQGLDQLIETKTGINVIQADDPLTCVAIGTGQYVEYLAHNNY
- a CDS encoding flagellar hook-basal body protein — its product is MLRGLYTAYTGMEAQQQKMDIVSNNLANANTTGFKKDDVTMEAFKEVLAIKINDPANKSNARIGSMSLGVSVDNIYTNFEQGALKRNDDPLSVALEGQGMFVVGQKNADGTMEQKYTRDGSFTLNANKELVTKEGNYVVGQNGIITVDAGDFSVKENGAVYANGTLVDTIKIVGFEDYRTLKKIGDNLYDTTDQSIEAEFKGMVRQGYEEASNVNSVKEMIDMISVMRSYEANQKVLTTYDDTLDKVVNNVGRV
- a CDS encoding flagellar hook-basal body protein, translating into MMRSLWTAASGMKTQQLTVDTIANNLANANTIGFKKERLEFKSLLYETMREAGSPNEQGSPVNLQVGHGVRAAGSVKTFTQGNIEVTEAPLDFAMAGNGFFAVETFDGSVKYAKAGAFKVSQEDGELTLTDVNGYRILNADGDPITFEEGVAMENVVVDEMGNFSTVVDGEPVDLGIQFEIVQFPNVAGLKTLGNGLFDTTAASGEAISEHDNEDLKKSSIIQGALEASNVQAVEEMVGMIIAQRAYELSSKAIQTSDDMLGMANNLKR
- a CDS encoding rod-binding protein, translated to MEINGIGQELSNIYGSAQKGTSVEQEFQKLLDRTVQQQTDQEKNDQELKQACESFEAYYVQQLFKEMRKTVPDGGMFEKNNASEIYTQMLDEEYSKIISEGQGMGIATALYKQLSSLDK
- a CDS encoding phosphodiester glycosidase family protein produces the protein MIDFSTSFRTMFILIELIMSLGLTHEQVMIDGYEQQVYTIEASLNQGAQLIQELAHNSLLGYDHISAMAVQQEYSYPLGVNGMFYNGYGRPQGIVIKNYELISLRSVQTPTVLVYSDGDIALRDIELRAYLVHNEVRQPIYEINDDYYNRGVGVYTQWFGKYLYPQENIRIYRIDNNEVSEIVTHQERIVLEGNTLNQERYYVSRKIFSKEPVYNVGDSIHVDIESNVDIENVKDAFQTGGWLVYDGDNVAKDYEAFIGYTTSLQPRTAIGITAQKKIIIKVIDGRQPEISRGVTGKQLATLMQEAGCMYAAYLDGGSSSVITHQAQVINQPSTGEEKPVAHGIYFHRTLPKELQK
- the metK gene encoding methionine adenosyltransferase — protein: MSKRLFTSESVTEGHPDKVCDQISDAVLDAILAQDPKARVACETAVTTGMVMVMGEISTECYVDIPKVVRATVDEIGYHDAKAGFDAETCAVMVTIDEQSPDIAMGVDVALEVRDGQEHSEEEAGAGDQGMMIGYACDETAELMPLPISLAHKLSKRLSTVRKDGTLKYLRPDGKSQVTVEYEDNVAKRVDAVVISTQHDEHVSQETIREDLKKYVIDEVIPQELLDDKTKYYINPTGRFVIGGPQGDAGLTGRKIIVDTYGGYASHGGGAFSGKDPTKVDRSAAYAARYVAKNIVAAGLAKRCEIELAYAIGVAHPVSVFIDTDGTGIVSDERITEIVNEVFDLRPSAIIHDLDLRRPIYRQTAAYGHFGRTDIDLPWERTDKVEELKAKVNG
- a CDS encoding ATP-dependent RecD-like DNA helicase; amino-acid sequence: MEKITGIVEEIIYRNEQNGYTIIVVSAQEGEITCVGTMFKLSIGEEISVEGEYTTHPIYGKQFNVETFSTSVPKDKHAFEKYLGSGAIKGIGPVLAGKIVESFGDDTFRIIEQEPERLEEVKGISMQKAQQIAEVFYEQRSMRQAILFLQEYQISLTYGLKIYEYYKEKTYQIVRENPYRLAEDIYGIGFKLADEIAKRIGIEENHPHRIMSAITYVLNQGTLDGHVYLEKNMLVERTQELLGISIEQIDREIMELQLRQQIKVQEDEKMTRIYLSQYYLMEEACAHKICQCLAHEIQQIDKVEKRISSIEMRNNISLDGVQKEAVLDSAKYPFFVLTGGPGTGKTTTINTLIQMFEEEDLVIFLAAPTGRAAKRMTETTGHEAKTIHRLLEINFSSDDQRQSFERGEEYPLECDVLIVDEISMLDINLFYHLLKAIPLGCRVILVGDKDQLPSVGPGNVLRDLIHVKHFVPTVTLQKIYRQAEKSAIVLNAHKIHQGNMVEYKNKNDFFFIQRKQSQQILKEIISLVKSRLPKFTGIDYQEGIQVLTPMRKGLLGVDQLNIELQKALNPSSPKRAEKTFRQVTFREGDKVMQIRNNYNIHWTIKSQFDIVIDEGVGIFNGDLGTVKQINHYSETLVVTFDDLKEVIYEFSQLDELELAYSITIHKSQGSEYPVVIIPLFKGPNMLLSRNLLYTAVTRARELVVLVGDIDILKHMIDNNREINRNSTLFLRIMEAAPLFEVKELR
- a CDS encoding ComF family protein; amino-acid sequence: MRSIMNFLFPNKCMFCMKELQENGTDVCDICYNKISLIEQAHCRQCGKVREQEDDLCMDCLTRLHQFEAGRGVFVYDEHVKKALLGLKFYHHTWIARKMGRIMAQFYLEHVGWQVDYVIPVPIHYTKFVARGYNQAELLAIYFVKAYNDQMKKYQGTPVQLLKHGLKRKKWTTPQKDLSPETRYKNLENAFEVHKKVNNTITHSNILIIDDIYTTGATVDACTIQLKKAHVGKVFFLTAAIGNGL